Within Halanaerobiales bacterium, the genomic segment AATCATATCTCTCAATTCTCCAAGAGTAATATCTTCGCAACGACAGACAATAGTATCTTCTTTCATGATTTACTCACCTACCTTCATATTTCTAACATCCATAACTTTATCCTTAGGTACCGACAGCCAGACTACAGCTGTTTTATCTTTCTTTTCATCATCTTCAACTTTTTCGACTGTAGCTTTACAAATTTCTTTACCTTCTCTATTTAAACCACTTACTTCATCACCTTTTTCAGGTAAGGGTAAAAACTCATACGGAATTTTAACTAATCCTCTTTTTTCACTATAACTATAATCAACAACAAAAATAGCTAAACCAGGACAGCTGGATATACAAATTCCACAACCGGTACATTTTTCATGGTCAATATTTGGTTTATCATTTATATCATCAAATTCTTCAAAAGCTCCAAAAGGACAGCTATGATAACATGGATCACAAGGAATTTCCCTAAAACATTCTGCAATAGCTACTGCTCCATCTTTTAATCTTTTTTTACTGGGTTTAACTTTTTCTAAATCATCTGACTTTGGTATACCTGTTTTTTCCAGCATTGTTGCCCTCCTTTGCTATTTCCAGACCTTCTCTAATTTTTTCTCCTACCGGACCTCTTCTAAGGCTTGCTAGATTTTCTTTAACTTCTTTTCTTTTGGTTTCAGATTTTTCTTTAGAAATATCAAGTTCAATAAGTGCTGAAAGTCCGGCAACTTCACCTTCAAGCATAGCTGCTGTTGCTTCTTCTATTCCTGCTGAATCACCTGCTACATAAATTTTATCACTGGTAGTTTTTAGATTTTCATTTCTAATAGCTACATCTCCTCCTAAATGAGGAACATAAGCCATTTCACATCCAGCCTGAATTAAAATATCAGAAATAGGTTTTAAACCTACAGCCAGACAAATAGTATCTACATCAAGTTCCTTTTCAGTACCAGGTACTTCATTCCATTTATCATCTAATTCACAAATTACTGCTTTTTCTACACTTTCCTCACCTTGTGCTTCCTGAATAGTATGTCCGGTATAGATAGGAACACCTGCTCTTCTTATTTTAGAAGCATGAACTAAATAACCTCCG encodes:
- a CDS encoding 4Fe-4S binding protein, with protein sequence MLEKTGIPKSDDLEKVKPSKKRLKDGAVAIAECFREIPCDPCYHSCPFGAFEEFDDINDKPNIDHEKCTGCGICISSCPGLAIFVVDYSYSEKRGLVKIPYEFLPLPEKGDEVSGLNREGKEICKATVEKVEDDEKKDKTAVVWLSVPKDKVMDVRNMKVGE
- a CDS encoding NAD(P)/FAD-dependent oxidoreductase yields the protein MINTDVLVVGGGPAGLSAAITAAEGGAKVIVLERDDMLGGQLVKQTHMFFGSKNEFAGTRGVSIAEDLRNKISKNENVQVLLEATAQGYYDDGIIGVSHEERFKKIKAQKIIVATGASEKMLPFPNNDLPGVYGAGAVQTLMNVYGVVPGKKVLMIGAGNIGLIVSYQLLQAGVDVVGIVEAAPKIGGYLVHASKIRRAGVPIYTGHTIQEAQGEESVEKAVICELDDKWNEVPGTEKELDVDTICLAVGLKPISDILIQAGCEMAYVPHLGGDVAIRNENLKTTSDKIYVAGDSAGIEEATAAMLEGEVAGLSALIELDISKEKSETKRKEVKENLASLRRGPVGEKIREGLEIAKEGNNAGKNRYTKVR